The genomic interval TTAATCTAAAAAAATACGTACTTATATATGAAGAGATACAGTTTGCGAGGATCTGCATGGCAATACAAAGGGGATTCAGTGACTCAGATTAAAATAAAGTATTGTCTATGATTTCctttttaaatgacaatagtTCCTCGCCAGTATCTTAACATTCGTTATTGTCGATTATGTAAAATGTCCATGTTGTATTCTCAATAAGATCGGTGCAATTTCGTTATATATGTTTTTCTATGAGGTGggcaattatacattttatattttaagacaTAATATAATAAGTTTGCCTGTTTGGGGTCTTCTTTGTTCGAAAACAAAATTCTTATAAGTTATAATAGATCATCTCGAAATGTAAATATAGTATGTAAACCAACTTTGTTTAAAGTCTACTTTAGTTTTTGACAAATGTACAATTCTAAAGTGAGTTTATTCGTGTTTAATGCTTAATGCAAAATGCAGTTtgtattgattgttttatttcactcaTAAGAGACTGAATACCGTTTATTTGATGAGTAATCGTCTTTTAACATGTGCAAATAACTATCTCGGTGTATACAGAAGttacttttaaacaaacatttccaCTCACCATTTCAAATACTGCACATTTGTTGCATAGATTGCCTCTGTTTTAATTAATCAGTCGTGAATCGCTGGCATGACTGGTTCAATAGTTgagtttttttctgaaaaaaaaactggtGCAATAGCTGAGTGTGTTCTGGCAAATCAGTTTCAATAGTCGAGTGTATTCTGACATATCTAGttcattatttcattttattctgACATAACTGGTAACATAGTGGATTGTTATCTGACATGACTGGTGCAATAGTTGAGTGTATTCAGACATAACTGATTCAATAGCTGAGTGTATTCTGACATAACTGGTTCAATAGCTGAGTGTATTCTGACATGACTGGTTTAATAGTTGAATGTGTTCTTACATAACTGTTTCAAAAGTTGAATATATTTTGGCATAAATGGTTCAATAGTGGAGTGTATACTGACATAACTGGTGCAAAAGTTGAGTGTCAATCCAACTACATATAGTTTGCTAGTATTTAGAATTAAAGTATAGTGTTCAGATTTCTGATTAATCATACATTAAATCATAACCTTCTTAGcaataatatacaatatttattcttaCTTTACCCATTTCAGCATTATTTGTGGAAGTTGATGACAGTAAGATGCCAGACGTTCCAGTGTTTGTCACTGCATTGTCTTTCAGCTATTTCTCAGAAGGTCAGGACCTCATAAAGAATGTAAATTCTGTTGCTAGGAAACAGTTTCCCTCTGCCAAGTTTTTCATTTATGACATTGGTCTGTCAagctccttactgtgggttattcgacaacaaaccatcatagacaattattatttcgattctaacacgattctgattgatttgatTCAAGCTTTTAAACGTGAGCTagatttttcaatactccgcccatctaagtacaaagttcactattaaatgacgtcattgaattgtacaaacatatgacgtcgttttcatccataaataatttgaaaatgacgtcactttcattgagaacaaaaatcgtagaaactaaatgacgtcacgtttattgatgctacttgaaaagctgacatgctatagcCTTCTTTCCTATCTATTCGTTCAGCCCTATCTATTCGTGAACAATCTTCACGCGAAATTTGCCGCAATCCGAACGGTCGCGCGTGCCCGGTTTCTATACAAGTTTTGACAGGAGATATTTTGCTCCCCAGATATGTGAAAAATGCGAACTAAAAACGTAAGTAATCTATTCAATTtaactatttttcaaaatataaaccaaCCTTTCGCCCAAAACAGTCatcctttaaatgaaatatgcatataattcacATTTTTTCTCCGTGTTTACATTTGTCTTTCCGTCTGCAAGGCTGTTAGGATTGCCCGGATCAAATGACGTAATTTTATCAAGTCACACAGATGCTTTAGCTCAAATATTGAGGCCCGCAATGGGGTTACTGCGATGTCCGTAgtcaattaattttcaattaacgTTATGGCGTTTATCTTTTTGCAAATTCTACAATTGTTGAGCCCAATAATTCCTAATAATTTCTTTCGTTCAAAAGCCCACTCCATCCAGATATCATGGCAAGTATAGAAACTATACAAAAGATAACATTCTAAAGGCTTACTATGAAGTAAAGAATCATAGATCGTCTCTGCGCAAGGCGGCGAGGGAATATGGTGTCCCCTACCAGACATTGAGGGACAGAGTCTCTGGCAAGGTTGATCCTGAAGATTTTGCGAGGGAAACCGTACTTGAGACAGAAGAGGAACTGGGGCTGGTAGAACATGCGGAACAATGTGCAAGATTGGGATACGGGTATTCAAATATGGAAATGAAAAAACTTGCCGGCGAACTGGCGTTCAAGCTTGGAAGAAGGAAAAGAGACAAACCCCTAAGTAACTGTTGGCTTTATGGTTTCTTGGGACGTTGGAGAGAAAGGCTTTCAACACTAAAGCCATCTGCTCTGGATTCCAACAGAGCGAAAAATACAACCCCAGAGGCCGTTCAGACATACTTTCACAATCTTAAGAATACCATTGACACCCTACATCTTGAAAACAGGCCAGACCTGATATTTAATATGGACGAGACTGGCATAAGTCCAGAGCACAGACCGCCAAATATTATTGCCCCTTCCAATGAAAAACCACATTCAGTAACGTCCCCACGATCAACAACGACGACCCTCATAGCATGTGCCAACGCAGCTGGAAGCAACATACCTCCCTACTTTGTTTTTAAAGGTGAGGTATAAAAATGAATATCGAATATCTTTGCCATTaaccatagtttatacaattttaCGTCAAACTATTTTTATTACGAACATGACTTTATAAGTAAAAAAACACTGTGAAAGAAAGAGAAACTCAATATGTAATCTCATTTAAAACGATAAATTGATAGTGACCAAATGATATTACGTCTTTTTCGATCAATACTACCGATATGTTTCGGACTTAaatctaaataatatgttataatttaaCAGGTAAAAGATTCAACGAAGACTTAATGCAAGGTGCATCTGCTGGGGCCGGTTATGCTATGTCCGATTCCGGGTGGTCAACGACAACAGTTTTTCAGGATTACCTAAAAATCCATTTTCTAAAACATGTAAAACGGGACCACGAGAACCAACCCGTCCTACTTATACTTGATGGGCATACAACTCATACATCATCCGAGTTGATCCAATGGGCGCTTAccaacaacatacacatatttgtattgcCGGCGCACACTTCACATGTTTTACAACCTCTTGATGTCGCAGTGTTCGGGCCATTCAAGCGGTTTTATTACAGCGAATGTTCCGCGTACATGAAAACAAACATGGGTAAAATCGTAACTAAGTACGATATAGCTGCCATCGCCTGTCAAGCGTATCTAAAGGCTATGAGTCCGTGGAACATTGTGTCTGCCTTTAAGAAAACAGGAATATACCCACTTGACAAGACAGCAATTTCACAGAACCAATTATACCCGTGTGAAGCATTTAGAGACGAGACACCGCTTCAAAAGATAAATGCACTTTGTTCAGGAAAAGAGGCAATCGATGCTTATCTACAAAAAAAGGCAGAcgcagaaaaaaataaaacaactgtgCAAACAAATAAGAAATGTAACTGCATGAATAAGAGAAAAAAACTTTCTAAACCAAACCCTGGTGGTAAAGAAATCACGAGCGAGCAGTACATTGAAGAAGTAGACTTGTATTCCTCCCAAAAGGTTGACGTGACCCCAGCGTTTCCGCAGCTCACAAAAAGTCCACAGCCCTCTACAAGTGGGTTAAATGTCATTCACGTAAATGACATTCACATAAATGACAGCGACAACTCAACTGATTCAGAAGGGGAAAGCGAGGTCTGCTGCGTATGTGGACTTTTTTATCCTCGCAGAGCTGACGAAAATtcgtttattaaaatagtaaactGGGCACAGTGTGATGAGTGCGGACATTGGGTTCACCTTGCTTTCTGTGACAAGAAAAGAGTCTTGAGGAGGGGAGATGCTTTTCGGTGCATGCACTGCATAATTTAAACTTCGAAAGACAAACTTtatctttttgttgttgttaatattacaaagtttattgttgtttagatgtgtatcttatttctacagttgttatttgtgtttattttatgattaatgaCAGGAAATATAATTTCGGACGGCATATGTAATATATTCTCGTGGCGAAAGGGCTCATCTTTTATGTCTCAGTCATAGTGCAATTCACCGATCTGTGTTTCCCCTTCCGAGGCCTCAAAttgtgtgcgcgtgacgtcatCGAATGATGTGAACGAATACATAGGAAACGTTTGGATGATTCTGATTTGTCGACAGCAACCTTTTCGTAAGTAAATAAGTTGTGTTACCGAAGTTATCGAcaagtttttgttgtttaaacttaTAGATAAGATATTGCTTGAACTTTGTGTAATAGTTTCATTCATCCATATCAACATGTAAGGCGCATGCGCGCGTTCAACCTCTTAGGTGGACGAATAGACAGGAAAACAGgctaaatgttttcttaattacgtctCTAACAAATAACTTTCTTTGTAGGTGTGGTTATGCCTCTTATCACCaagtatacaatttgttgtttcattacatttatatacatgctacatttattaattttcttttagagcgggttttagcacgtgcattttactgcaatgttttctttatttattcggaactattttcgaaacattaagctccgcccataattattgcagaataacccacacttaatttccttctttgtctatagaaaacaagttgcgTGTTGTGTCAGAAATTTAGATATGTTTTAGGTACTTAGGTTAACAAAGTGCATTCAGAACACGTTTGAATGGCCTTAATACATGAGTGGAGGTAGTAAATCATCTCATAGGATACCGACAAGAAAGCttatcaaacaatattttaataatcgTGTCTGCGTCGGTGCTTCTATTGAAAAACACGAGTTCTTGATCTGCATGGTTATATCACGTCATATTTAGCTCATTTATCGCCCCCTTTTAGACATCGTCTGCAGAATTGCCCGTCCATCATCCAATGCAAACTCAAGATAAAGGCCTGAAATAGTAAACATCATCTGCAGACACATAAGTTCTACAATAAAACGGCACTTTAATCTGATGATATATAAcaatattataaatgatatttacttTCTTTTGTAATGACATGGTACTATTTTTTAACTATGAAAAGTAAGTTGAGCTTATTTATAATGTACAATTTGAGCAAATAAAACAGTAAGTATTTCAAGCGTGGAATTCATACACCTTGACGATGCGCAAGCCTGTTATTTTATAGTGTGCACATACCACAGTTACATCACTGTGCACGTAAGACCCACATAGTTTTTTTTAGATgcataatgcatacacatatagcgtttaataacacataacacatagCATATGGTTTATTGTTATGCAAGGACTCCGGCCCAAacaacaattgttcaataatcaTCCAATGTGGTGACACAGAGTAAggttaattaataatatattatcaacAAGCAGAACAACACGTAACACAAAGACATAagcatacaatgtatatacatAACATATCATATCGTAACTTTGACATGTAAGTAATTGAAGTCATATCTTTCACAGTATGAGTACTTATAACGTCATGaaacacttaaatattaagaatcaatcGAAAACTTCTTTCGAGTAGTAATCGCTTCGTGCATATATTTTGCCATATCAATTACACTCTTTCTGTCATATTTTGCCATCATTgtataaaacagatttaaagtTATTTAATGGTTTCCAATAATGTCCATTAAATATTTAAGTCTTATCTCAAATAATGTTGAAAGCTTTTCATTTATTTCGATaactttgatttattttgataCCTTTTATTTATCGAGGCTCAGAAACCTAAACCATGAGCCCGATCGAGTGGTTCAGGTTTGAAGTATAAGTTGTGAATGcttatttttttctcatttaccGGTATGTGTTTAACAATTTTGCGATTGCGATTTCGGTGTATATGTATTATGGCTTAAAGCAAACGTTGTTTTACCATTAACAAACACAGTCCAGCTGAACACGTGGTAGTCACTTCAAAGCCAACAGTATCCAGAAGTACACCGCCGACCGACAGACCAATAAAGTCtctgcaatattaatatatgcgATGTCAAAATGCAAAGTTTAGCCAATTGATTTACAATTCTAATATGGATGCATGTGTTTAATCTGCAAATAACATTTGATGAAACCGTTGAAGTGTTTCTTATGAAACTACCCGTGAATATCTACGAAACGTATATTGAACTAATTCAGAAAGTAATAGATGCTTTATGCATACAAGCACACGCGTACGCAAAAACACAAATATGATATAACAAATAACtgtatgaaaataatataataagggTAAATTTAATTACATAGTagttaaatatattgtttgctTTTTCATTACATTAATTCTTTAATTGATTACTGAAACTTAATTTGAATTGACCGTGTGTTGTCAAATATTATGAACTTAAAAGGCGGTTTTAAGCATtagcgctcgatggcaatgtttatttatttatttttattgtttttttagttacccgttgtttattataatgcatacagatactaaatcaataaaaatcttccgacaggGCGTTTTGACGGatgattttttattgatttagtatgtgtatgcattataataaacaacgggtaactaaaaataaaaaataagtaaataaataaacattgccatcgagcgcctatggttaTAAGCGTATTTTTGTGTCGCCGAATATACGATTTTCaatatcataaatataatttgtattaccGGTTATTACGCTATTGTGATATAATAGTAACATGTAAATGGATtcaacaaataaattatattttcagttaATTGTATAGAAGGTTAAAGCTTCCGacttaaacaaaacataacaatggCATCAGGACGTGGGTATGTCTTGTTTATAGTGATAATTAACGAAGATGTACATACtattacataatatacatacatttatcaCATATAAAGAAGTGGACacgccataccctgtttcccaaataatatataaccattacatatatttttttatcacatgccacaccctgtttcccatgtaatataaccattacatatttttttatattacacatgtgtaatacaacatttttaagcgatttcattgacttagttttcgtttattttgctgaaatgacgttgcaacgtctaatgacgtcacaaaatgtaaacaacattcgggatttatcattatgtttgcgtaaatatttatttaatttgctcatttaaacgcATGTGATAGAAAGAtttgacactcgttgtcatatcacaCCATATTttattcgttagtaagctcgccaaaggctctcttagtaacacaattcctgaactcgttaaataaaatatggtatgatatgacaactcgtgccagatcctatatatattatatgttcgCATGTTCATAAATGAACATACATTTAATCATCCTCCCGAATCTGATTTATATTCTCTCGTTGTTAAAACAACTTATACATGCGTATTCAGGTAATACTTGATTACTGGTACATGTAACTTAAGCAACTAAGGGAAACAGCTTAAATAGAATACTATGCTTTAGTAACACTTGGTGAGCAATACCATGTACACACAACAAATAGTTTTTTCTTTGGATCTTATTATTCAGAAACTCCAATAATTCTGATAGAACAGTAAATTTATGTTGATTCCTGCATGTCAATTTTCGCGTATCGGGACGATGAAGAAAAACGCATCTGACACAATTTACGAACGCGAtccaatatttatttacaatacaaCATAATTCTTCTGAAGTGCACATTAAGAGTTATTTCCATCAAGTTCCTTACTTACCCGAGTGAATAGACGGACATCCAAACGCCTGCCACCATGCTGTATGTGCTGGTTGTGTCCTCAAAACCAGAATCTCTAGGAACTAGACGATGCATGTTGACTTATAAAGATGTTGACGTCGGAAAAATACATTAACCAATTATAACCGCTTAatgcgggactgcacgattttgtcaaatatttattaatttatgttcagtgtgtaaaaaacttttattttatgctttccggtggtttatagagaaatatcagtgaattaaaactgataatttcactgtttcaaacagtgaaaattatcagtgaaaattttcgataattttcactgtttactgtgaaatgacgtcattttttaacgaaatgacctcattatcccagcgaaattctttagttaaactctttaacaatgtatataaactgtgaaaaacggcttaacataaaaagaaaatttgttggattcgtttgattatcgattttaattcactcgtgatcatagaaaaacaatattttcactcgtggctgcgcttTAAGGAAATGCTGTTATTACTGACATTTCAAATCAGTCTTTTTTGAccgattttattatgtttttcacaGGACGCATGTTCGGTACGTGTTCAAATGTAATGACTTCAGTACAAATTTAAACCTGATAAATGCGCTGCCGATTTTAATAGGATATTTGTTTGGTCAATGATTGAACGACTCTGCGTTTGTCTTTGTGTTCGTAACCATACAGATCGAAAACTCGTGTTACTGTGTTATACGTAATAATATAATGCAGTTTCCTCCCCTGCATTTACCCGACCATTTCTAAAAAGGTGTGTGTATGTcattcgaagtttatgaggtccttcaaGGCCTGAGGCTGCAATATGTGACCACTCGGACTTTGTTCGAACACTCATACCTAATTAACTATTTGATGCACGAAAGTTGggaaattttgaattatagctgccaTTTCCAGTCATTTGTTTttcagttaaatatatttttatttttaatgtggtCTTGTCTTGCTTGGGAAAGCGTGAGTTTCCAGATAAACCCCGTGTCCGGTAAAGTGATCAGCAATCAAATCCACATGCTCCCGTAAACGCGGATGGAACCTGAGAA from Dreissena polymorpha isolate Duluth1 chromosome 1, UMN_Dpol_1.0, whole genome shotgun sequence carries:
- the LOC127856867 gene encoding uncharacterized protein LOC127856867, which codes for MRTKNPTPSRYHGKYRNYTKDNILKAYYEVKNHRSSLRKAAREYGVPYQTLRDRVSGKVDPEDFARETVLETEEELGLVEHAEQCARLGYGYSNMEMKKLAGELAFKLGRRKRDKPLSNCWLYGFLGRWRERLSTLKPSALDSNRAKNTTPEAVQTYFHNLKNTIDTLHLENRPDLIFNMDETGISPEHRPPNIIAPSNEKPHSVTSPRSTTTTLIACANAAGSNIPPYFVFKGEVDVTPAFPQLTKSPQPSTSGLNVIHVNDIHINDSDNSTDSEGESEVCCKPHHCHCCYWNSPLLCQHKMGLLLD